From the genome of Ananas comosus cultivar F153 linkage group 18, ASM154086v1, whole genome shotgun sequence, one region includes:
- the LOC109723794 gene encoding probable galacturonosyltransferase-like 6, whose amino-acid sequence MYQIGPIWTCSGSRGFRRRDFSRQKPPLLPKRATGWRRHTASAGDFTTLETNQSEAASTEGKLAWGGGEGGGEAPRRAPEFRNAAECGGGSGGDGGGVCDESLVHIAITLDEEYLRGSVAAVHSVLRYARCPEDVFFHFLVASDPARLEALVRSAFPRLRCKLYFFDPERVRSLISSSVRQALEQPLNYARNYLPDLLEPCVRRVVYLDSDLVLVDDVAKLWRTDLAGRAVGAPEYCRANFTKYFTPRFWSDPSLASTFSSSPHPHRRGPSCYFNTGVMVLDLDRWRRRGYTRRIERWMEVQKRRRIYELGSLPPFLLVFAGRVAPIDHRWNQHGLGGDNVLGSCRDLHAGPVSLLHWSGSGKPWARIDALRPCPLDSLWSPFDLYLHSAPSPSPLLLLLLTAYSR is encoded by the exons ATGTACCAAATTGGTCCGATCTGGACATGCAGCGGATCCCGGGGGTTCCGGCGGAGAGACTTTTCCCGCCAAAAGCCACCCCTCCTCCCGAAGCGGGCGACAGGCTGGCGACGGCACACGGCATCTGCTGGCGACTTCACGACTCTCGAGACAAATCAGAGTGAGGCTGCGAGCACAGAAGGAAAGCTGGCTTGG GGCGGTGGTGAGGGGGGGGGGGAAGCGCCCCGACGCGCCCCGGAGTTCCGCAATGCGGCGGAGTGCGGCGGAGGATCgggcggggacggcgggggggTGTGCGACGAGTCGCTGGTGCACATAGCGATAACGCTGGACGAGGAGTACCTCCGCGGGTCGGTGGCGGCGGTGCACTCCGTGCTCCGGTACGCGCGGTGCCCCGAGGACGTGTTCTTCCACTTCCTGGTGGCCTCCGACCCGGCGCGGCTCGAGGCCCTGGTCCGCTCCGCGTTCCCGCGGCTCCGCTGCAAGCTCTACTTCTTCGACCCGGAGCGCGTGCGGTCCCTGATCTCGAGCTCGGTGCGGCAGGCCCTGGAGCAGCCCCTGAACTACGCCCGCAACTACCTCCCCGACCTCCTCGAGCCCTGCGTGCGCCGCGTCGTCTACCTCGACTCCGACCTCGTCCTCGTCGACGACGTCGCCAAGCTCTGGCGCACCGACCTCGCCGGCCGTGCCGTGGGCGCCCCCGAGTACTGCCGCGCCAACTTCACCAAGTACTTCACCCCGCGCTTCTGGTCCGACCCCTCCCTCgcctccaccttctcctcctccccccacccccaccGCAGGGGCCCCTCCTGCTACTTCAACACGGGGGTGATGGTGCTCGACCTCGaccggtggcggcggcgcggctACACCCGCCGCATCGAGCGGTGGATGGAGGTGCAGAAGCGGCGGCGCATCTACGAGCTGGGGTCGCTGCCGCCCTTCCTGCTGGTGTTCGCGGGGCGCGTCGCCCCCATCGACCACCGCTGGAACCAGCACGGCCTCGGCGGCGACAACGTCCTCGGCAGCTGCCGCGACCTCCATGCCGGCCCCGTCAGCCTCCTCCACTGGAGCGGCAGCGGCAAGCCCTGGGCCCGCATCGACGCCCTCCGCCCCTGCCCCCTCGACTCCCTCTGGTCCCCCTTCGATCTCTACCTCCACTCCGCCccttccccctcccccctcctcctcctcctcctcaccgCCTATTCCCGGTAA